TGGGATTTAAGGTTGGAGCTGTTCcggaagctcttcccacattctGAACATGGGTACAACTTCTCTCCCATGTGAGTCCTTTCATGGGCACTCAAGCTAGGCCTCTGGCTGAAGCATTTCCCACAATCCAAGCATTCATacggtttctctcccgtgtggttTCGGTGGTGTGCTATTAGGTCTGGCTTCCGTCCAAAACTTTTCCCGCAGTCCAGGCACTTAAAGGGTTTCTCTTCCACATGGGTCGTCTCATGGACAATGAGGTGTGAGCTATGACTAAAACTCTTATCACAAACCATACATTTGTACAGTTTCTCCTCTACATGGGTCCGTTCGTGCGCCATTAGGCCTGATCTCTGGCTAAAGCTTTTTCCACAGTCAgggcatgtatatggtttctctcctgtgtgggttctctcGTGAACAATGAGGTCCGGCCTCCGACTGAAACTCTTCCCACAGTGAGAACACTTGtaaggcttctctcctgtgtgggtcgTCACGTGGACAATGAGATCTGAGCTCCGACAGAAGCTTTTCCCGCACTCTGAGCACTTGTACGGCTTCTCTTCTCTGTGGGTCCCTTCGTGAGCAATGAGGCCTGACCTTTGACTAAAGCCTTTCCCACAGTGCGAGCATTTGAATGGCTTCTCCCCCGTGTGGGTCCTCTCATGTGCGATGAGGTTAGAGTTCAAGCTGAAGCTTTTCTCACAGTGAGAGCATTTATATGGCCGCTCACCTGTGTGGGTTCGCTGGTGAACAATAAGGCCGGATCTCTGGCAAAAACTCTTCCCACAATCGGAGCACTtgtatggtttttctcctgtgtggatcctCTGATGCCTGATAAGTCGtgagctctgactgaaactcttcCCACACTCAGCACATGTCTTCTGCTTCTTGTTCTCTAAAGTCCTCTGCTGAACTTTGTTGCCATCAGGGTCCCTGTCACCTCCTTCTCCAGGAATGGatttttcctcctcttctcctttgcTCAGGTTACTCCTTGGTGCTCTCTCTGATTGATTCTCTTGACCTTCTTCTGGTTCCTGATGTGGGAAACGGATCCCTATGGCTCCTTCCATGGGCCTCTCTGATGGTTCCTTTTGCTTGGAATGAACTATCTGAGGTTTTTCATCTTCCATCTTGTTCACCTGTCCATCTCCTGTTAGAGCTAAAAGGAGATataccaacattaaaagtatatatttttacttcatggctgacatcctgactaaagctgctgctgctctgtgttttgcgttttactgttttattttatacaggtttttaaatagagatctgttatttttatatttaaatttaatactTGTACTTTTAATTgggtaatgttttaattgtacatggtttttaaattaattgtatactgctttgggattgtcttaatgaaaggcagtatatacattcaacaattaaatgaatgaatgaataatgattTTAAGAATTTTGGGGGGGTTTTTTGGTTGCTGTGTTTTATTGGGTGGTTGTTTTCTCTGTACAATGTATATTATTGACCTACATCCTTGATGTACCAAATGTTTATGTTTTTGGCAAAACTGaataaatagaattttaaaagaaacaagactgagGGGCATTAAAATTATCTGTTCGGCGAGGCTGGCTGTTCTTACCTCCGAGGATGGAGTGGTGCaagggcccaaggcgacagggacgGGGTGCCAGccggggagagatggaggaaaggctgccaacgggcagggactcagctccagcgGAGGAGGAcctgagccctgataagacccAAGGGGAGGCCTGTgaggataacagcagcagcatgcctcccaaagggaggggggtctgagcaggaggaaggagaagcattggcaacagctgtaaggggtaatcaattacaggtaataaagaggggcactggccccgtaattgggggcgggcgatgctggctggtggagagtgtcggGCCcgcggagaggggcagacacaaggaacaagcagcctgggacagagaaggcacagggtgatgctcaactccctccctgtccctgctctgaggcaggTCCCattaagcctagccaggctgggtaaaggagacagggacgtgtagccggTCAGTATTTTAGTACTGTTTTAAAGTacaggggaaatgacttgcctagtgagcaaaaggttgctggttcaaatccccactggtatgtttcccagcctatgggaagcacctatatcgggcggcagcgatataggaaggtgctgaaaggcatcatcccacactgcgtgggagatggcaaaggtaaacccctcctgtattctaccaaagaagaccacagggctctgtggtcgccaggttttacagacagggctttccccctgaatcctctcctgattggagtgtgctagtccacatattcgctggatttaagccaacctccctgcgggctatcagggaccaggacagacagggccaaagggaggctgcgaattctggcttagcccaaggtATGTCTGACTTAAAATAATTTTCTATTTCCAGTGGCTTTGGGGGAAAAACCTCAATGTTTCTGCTAAGCTCCGGCGCTTGTCTTTGATGTGCGTAGGGGAGCAGCTGAGGGCTATGTGAATTCTCCACCTAATCCCCTGGATTAAACTGccttgaatctgctgcgaagtaaATTCGCTCCTtggataccccacagcataaagccctgtctgtaaaacctccaggaaactttacagacagggcttctaccccgaatctccttcgggagagagtgtgtgcattcacacagcagccaaacctaccatgaagtcccttcaagatccttggacccactccacacacacgtTAGGTTTTGtcctgcaaattctagcttatattgaggtatttctgggtttttaaaatgctggctttaagcgactttttctggtgcaaacagggagaggcactgacttagaatcattagcatgataagagggatactgtctttcgaatgcagatgtagctctttagtactctctctccatctccctccccaccattggctagaaggaaaacatggaggcatgccatgtgaacttgtaaaaacaaaaaacgagagcagaggggaggggctgcttccctcaatgcaatGATTGTGATTCGAcatggcttcgctcaacattaaccccacagcatgaagccatgtgccaggacactgactcaagggcacaattTAACCTTTACTTTTACTGTAGTTTCAAAAAGACATTATTTCCCacaaatggccagcaggtggcccTGCATAATAGCACATGGAGAAAGTAAGCGGTATGTGATGCAAGTCAAACATGAATATGCTGTGCAAAAGGAAGCTATGTAATCTGGACAGAGAGTTGATAA
Above is a window of Hemicordylus capensis ecotype Gifberg chromosome 2, rHemCap1.1.pri, whole genome shotgun sequence DNA encoding:
- the LOC128343068 gene encoding zinc finger protein OZF-like isoform X2 encodes the protein MFFLKSQANLEELEQKLHNFAHKRAFLQQMMLGFKETLQLELNNSGALTGDGQVNKMEDEKPQIVHSKQKEPSERPMEGAIGIRFPHQEPEEGQENQSERAPRSNLSKGEEEEKSIPGEGGDRDPDGNKVQQRTLENKKQKTCAECGKSFSQSSRLIRHQRIHTGEKPYKCSDCGKSFCQRSGLIVHQRTHTGERPYKCSHCEKSFSLNSNLIAHERTHTGEKPFKCSHCGKGFSQRSGLIAHEGTHREEKPYKCSECGKSFCRSSDLIVHVTTHTGEKPYKCSHCGKSFSRRPDLIVHERTHTGEKPYTCPDCGKSFSQRSGLMAHERTHVEEKLYKCMVCDKSFSHSSHLIVHETTHVEEKPFKCLDCGKSFGRKPDLIAHHRNHTGEKPYECLDCGKCFSQRPSLSAHERTHMGEKLYPCSECGKSFRNSSNLKSHKRTHIGDKPYKCSVCEKSFKWSSNLIAHERTHTGEKPYRCLDCGKSFKWSSDLSRHQKIHMGENA
- the LOC128343068 gene encoding zinc finger protein ZFP2-like isoform X1 — translated: MAGTEKAQVLQNHLGCLTREEDIKTDNKKRTEDLLREIQAERKKIAVEWKEMHETLDEQQQLLLSWLQEMENNVVHTKNEIIKFPRETFLLRELGREKTQQPLLGVAGTGCREEMFFLKSQANLEELEQKLHNFAHKRAFLQQMMLGFKETLQLELNNSGALTGDGQVNKMEDEKPQIVHSKQKEPSERPMEGAIGIRFPHQEPEEGQENQSERAPRSNLSKGEEEEKSIPGEGGDRDPDGNKVQQRTLENKKQKTCAECGKSFSQSSRLIRHQRIHTGEKPYKCSDCGKSFCQRSGLIVHQRTHTGERPYKCSHCEKSFSLNSNLIAHERTHTGEKPFKCSHCGKGFSQRSGLIAHEGTHREEKPYKCSECGKSFCRSSDLIVHVTTHTGEKPYKCSHCGKSFSRRPDLIVHERTHTGEKPYTCPDCGKSFSQRSGLMAHERTHVEEKLYKCMVCDKSFSHSSHLIVHETTHVEEKPFKCLDCGKSFGRKPDLIAHHRNHTGEKPYECLDCGKCFSQRPSLSAHERTHMGEKLYPCSECGKSFRNSSNLKSHKRTHIGDKPYKCSVCEKSFKWSSNLIAHERTHTGEKPYRCLDCGKSFKWSSDLSRHQKIHMGENA
- the LOC128343068 gene encoding zinc finger protein OZF-like isoform X3, with the protein product MRSSSFLGRPSSSGNWVERRHSSHCWVWLALGAETLQLELNNSGALTGDGQVNKMEDEKPQIVHSKQKEPSERPMEGAIGIRFPHQEPEEGQENQSERAPRSNLSKGEEEEKSIPGEGGDRDPDGNKVQQRTLENKKQKTCAECGKSFSQSSRLIRHQRIHTGEKPYKCSDCGKSFCQRSGLIVHQRTHTGERPYKCSHCEKSFSLNSNLIAHERTHTGEKPFKCSHCGKGFSQRSGLIAHEGTHREEKPYKCSECGKSFCRSSDLIVHVTTHTGEKPYKCSHCGKSFSRRPDLIVHERTHTGEKPYTCPDCGKSFSQRSGLMAHERTHVEEKLYKCMVCDKSFSHSSHLIVHETTHVEEKPFKCLDCGKSFGRKPDLIAHHRNHTGEKPYECLDCGKCFSQRPSLSAHERTHMGEKLYPCSECGKSFRNSSNLKSHKRTHIGDKPYKCSVCEKSFKWSSNLIAHERTHTGEKPYRCLDCGKSFKWSSDLSRHQKIHMGENA